One window from the genome of Oncorhynchus nerka isolate Pitt River unplaced genomic scaffold, Oner_Uvic_2.0 unplaced_scaffold_21___fragment_8___debris, whole genome shotgun sequence encodes:
- the LOC115132949 gene encoding zinc finger protein ZFMSA12A-like isoform X3, whose amino-acid sequence MTDRQRTLLILGLRARVTLGRFSAEHPVSLQTLLYSIKSSQLAQVQSYDAGMESPEANFAKLTQSLITDPVEREHFVQVVFLEEFRPDFDKALQELVCDFLTRLEELLTLPDFKQTALLLSAGSSGLDECLQSFSHSEDLQFLLQNYKQCRTLYTNISSSDIPQESDIESDAFPDQLNRTNLDTGVAMRTAHLVAMGSTRDIIGCDETCDEANEDDIDVEDESAQKRAGSGLSPTSVMQGGDTDPVAGVSFQVLTPLSSASNECAPSTSSSSHMNIFHQCPQCGKCFNYQSQLVQHQQIHCGDNPYKCSNCGNRFKFFTSLSNHKRMQCVGTAFSCPKCWREFGSLREKLRHQCPHNESMSICPQSGKSFKTSPQYPFQCRHCARSFPESNQLDAHEKSHSVVQTLDCHKCGMTFSNLPSLVHHVEAHKRSDLRPSSHLPKKKGLQLPRTHHCHQCGKSFVTNRRLKDHMRTHMNYRPFPCSYCGKCFTQKGNLTVHIRLHTGERPYMCSVCGKAFPSGGDLQVHQRFHTGERPYQCKECDKRFFKSSHLVVHMRGHRGERPYTCNECGRGFIRRTCLKKHLLVHSGERPYSCLRCPNTYKRSSHLNYHMKKNH is encoded by the exons atgactgacagacagaggacccTCCTTATTTTGGGGCTGAGAGCAAGG GTAACTTTGGGGCGATTTTCTGCTGAACACCCTGTCAGCCTCCAAACCCTCCTTTATTCTATAAAGTCTTCTCAACTTGCACAGGTTCAG TCCTATGATGCAGGCATGGAATCACCTGAAGCTAACTTCGCCAAGCTCACCCAAAGCTTGATTACAGACCCAGTTGAGCGTGAACACTTCGTTCAA GTGGTGTTCCTTGAGGAATTCAGACCTGATTTTGACAAAGCACTTCAGGAACTGGTCTGTGACTTCCTCACTAGGTTGGAAGAGCTGCTTACACTACCAGACTTTAAGCAG ACTGCATTGTTGCTGAGTGCTGGCTCCTCTGGCCTGGATGAATGCCTGCAGTCTTTCTCTCACTCAGAAGATCTCCAGTTTCTGCTCCAGAATTACAAACAATGCAGAACATTGTACACAAACA TTTCCTCCTCTGACATTCCTCAGGAATCAGATATTGAATCCGATGCCTTCCCTGACCAGTTAAACCGTACCAATCTGGACACTGGTGTGGCTATGAGGACAGCACATTTAGTGGCAATGGGGAGCACAAGAGATATTATAGGCTGCGATGAAACCTGTGATGAAGCGAATGAAGATGACATAGATGTAGAGGACGAGTCAGCACAGAaaag GGCTGGTTCTGGTCTTTCTCCTACCAGTGTCATGCAAGGTGGTGATACAG ACCCAGTTGCAGGGGTGTCGTTTCAGGTGTTGACTCCCCTTTCTTCAGCTTCAAATGAGTGTGCCCCATCTACTTCCAGTTCATCACACATGAACATTTTCCACCAGTGTCCCCAGTGTGGGAAGTGCTTTAATTATCAGTCTCAACTTGTCCAACACCAGCAAATTCACTGTGGGGATAATCCATACAAGTGTTCCAACTGCGGGAATAGATTCAAATTCTTTACAAGTCTGTCAAACCATAAGAGGATGCAATGTGTGGGCACTGCCTTTAGCTGTCCCAAGTGCTGGAGAGAGTTTGGTTCTCTGCGTGAGAAATTGAGACACCAGTGTCCACACAACGAATCCATGTCCATCTGTCCACAGAGCGGGAAGAGTTTTAAGACATCACCACAATATCCATTCCAGTGTCGTCACTGTGCAAGGAGCTTTCCCGAATCGAATCAACTGGACGCCCACGAAAAAAGTCACAGTGTCGTCCAAACGCTTGACTGTCACAAATGTGGAATGACCTTCAGCAACTTGCCCAGTCTAGTGCACCACGTGGAAGCCCACAAGAGGTCGGATCTGAGGCCATCGTCACACCTTCCAAAGAAGAAAGGATTGCAGCTTCCGAGAACTCACCACTGTCACCAATGTGGAAAGTCCTTTGTAACAAACCGTCGTCTCAAGGATCACATGCGCACTCATATGAATTATCGTCCCTTCCCCTGCTCCTACTGTGGGAAATGTTTCACTCAGAAAGGTAATCTCACTGTGCACATAAGGCTCCACACAGGGGAGAGACCCTACATGTGCTCTGTGTGTGGGAAGGCGTTTCCATCAGGAGGGGATCTGCAGGTACACCAGCGCTTTCACACTGGGGAGAGACCTTACCAATGCAAAGAGTGTGACAAACGTTTTTTTAAGTCGAGCCATTTAGTGGTCCACATGCGTGGGCATAGGGGAGAGCGTCCCTACACTTGTAATGAATGTGGGAGGGGTTTTATCCGGAGAACTTGCTTAAAAAAACATTTGCTAGTTCATTCAGGGGAAAGGCCATATTCATGTCTTCGTTGCCCGAATACTTACAAACGCAGTTCACACCTGAACTATCACATGAAGAAAAATCATTGA
- the LOC115132949 gene encoding zinc finger protein ZFMSA12A-like isoform X2, translating to MSAFMWQVSQQRAIKHYGKLEEFVTVVTQTVPELMTDRQRTLLILGLRARVTLGRFSAEHPVSLQTLLYSIKSSQLAQVQSYDAGMESPEANFAKLTQSLITDPVEREHFVQVVFLEEFRPDFDKALQELVCDFLTRLEELLTLPDFKQTALLLSAGSSGLDECLQSFSHSEDLQFLLQNYKQCRTLYTNISSSDIPQESDIESDAFPDQLNRTNLDTGVAMRTAHLVAMGSTRDIIGCDETCDEANEDDIDVEDESAQKRAGSGLSPTSVMQGGDTDPVAGVSFQVLTPLSSASNECAPSTSSSSHMNIFHQCPQCGKCFNYQSQLVQHQQIHCGDNPYKCSNCGNRFKFFTSLSNHKRMQCVGTAFSCPKCWREFGSLREKLRHQCPHNESMSICPQSGKSFKTSPQYPFQCRHCARSFPESNQLDAHEKSHSVVQTLDCHKCGMTFSNLPSLVHHVEAHKRSDLRPSSHLPKKKGLQLPRTHHCHQCGKSFVTNRRLKDHMRTHMNYRPFPCSYCGKCFTQKGNLTVHIRLHTGERPYMCSVCGKAFPSGGDLQVHQRFHTGERPYQCKECDKRFFKSSHLVVHMRGHRGERPYTCNECGRGFIRRTCLKKHLLVHSGERPYSCLRCPNTYKRSSHLNYHMKKNH from the exons ATGTCTGCATTTATGTGGCAGGTATCACAACAGAGGGCCATTAAGCACTATGGAAAATTAGAGGAGTTTGTGACCGTGGTAACACAAACTGTCCCAGAACttatgactgacagacagaggacccTCCTTATTTTGGGGCTGAGAGCAAGG GTAACTTTGGGGCGATTTTCTGCTGAACACCCTGTCAGCCTCCAAACCCTCCTTTATTCTATAAAGTCTTCTCAACTTGCACAGGTTCAG TCCTATGATGCAGGCATGGAATCACCTGAAGCTAACTTCGCCAAGCTCACCCAAAGCTTGATTACAGACCCAGTTGAGCGTGAACACTTCGTTCAA GTGGTGTTCCTTGAGGAATTCAGACCTGATTTTGACAAAGCACTTCAGGAACTGGTCTGTGACTTCCTCACTAGGTTGGAAGAGCTGCTTACACTACCAGACTTTAAGCAG ACTGCATTGTTGCTGAGTGCTGGCTCCTCTGGCCTGGATGAATGCCTGCAGTCTTTCTCTCACTCAGAAGATCTCCAGTTTCTGCTCCAGAATTACAAACAATGCAGAACATTGTACACAAACA TTTCCTCCTCTGACATTCCTCAGGAATCAGATATTGAATCCGATGCCTTCCCTGACCAGTTAAACCGTACCAATCTGGACACTGGTGTGGCTATGAGGACAGCACATTTAGTGGCAATGGGGAGCACAAGAGATATTATAGGCTGCGATGAAACCTGTGATGAAGCGAATGAAGATGACATAGATGTAGAGGACGAGTCAGCACAGAaaag GGCTGGTTCTGGTCTTTCTCCTACCAGTGTCATGCAAGGTGGTGATACAG ACCCAGTTGCAGGGGTGTCGTTTCAGGTGTTGACTCCCCTTTCTTCAGCTTCAAATGAGTGTGCCCCATCTACTTCCAGTTCATCACACATGAACATTTTCCACCAGTGTCCCCAGTGTGGGAAGTGCTTTAATTATCAGTCTCAACTTGTCCAACACCAGCAAATTCACTGTGGGGATAATCCATACAAGTGTTCCAACTGCGGGAATAGATTCAAATTCTTTACAAGTCTGTCAAACCATAAGAGGATGCAATGTGTGGGCACTGCCTTTAGCTGTCCCAAGTGCTGGAGAGAGTTTGGTTCTCTGCGTGAGAAATTGAGACACCAGTGTCCACACAACGAATCCATGTCCATCTGTCCACAGAGCGGGAAGAGTTTTAAGACATCACCACAATATCCATTCCAGTGTCGTCACTGTGCAAGGAGCTTTCCCGAATCGAATCAACTGGACGCCCACGAAAAAAGTCACAGTGTCGTCCAAACGCTTGACTGTCACAAATGTGGAATGACCTTCAGCAACTTGCCCAGTCTAGTGCACCACGTGGAAGCCCACAAGAGGTCGGATCTGAGGCCATCGTCACACCTTCCAAAGAAGAAAGGATTGCAGCTTCCGAGAACTCACCACTGTCACCAATGTGGAAAGTCCTTTGTAACAAACCGTCGTCTCAAGGATCACATGCGCACTCATATGAATTATCGTCCCTTCCCCTGCTCCTACTGTGGGAAATGTTTCACTCAGAAAGGTAATCTCACTGTGCACATAAGGCTCCACACAGGGGAGAGACCCTACATGTGCTCTGTGTGTGGGAAGGCGTTTCCATCAGGAGGGGATCTGCAGGTACACCAGCGCTTTCACACTGGGGAGAGACCTTACCAATGCAAAGAGTGTGACAAACGTTTTTTTAAGTCGAGCCATTTAGTGGTCCACATGCGTGGGCATAGGGGAGAGCGTCCCTACACTTGTAATGAATGTGGGAGGGGTTTTATCCGGAGAACTTGCTTAAAAAAACATTTGCTAGTTCATTCAGGGGAAAGGCCATATTCATGTCTTCGTTGCCCGAATACTTACAAACGCAGTTCACACCTGAACTATCACATGAAGAAAAATCATTGA
- the LOC115132949 gene encoding oocyte zinc finger protein XlCOF22-like isoform X1, whose amino-acid sequence MRRSLAKVAKILIGTWAIMDSPIPLSSLRLLVPPLRLMSAFMWQVSQQRAIKHYGKLEEFVTVVTQTVPELMTDRQRTLLILGLRARVTLGRFSAEHPVSLQTLLYSIKSSQLAQVQSYDAGMESPEANFAKLTQSLITDPVEREHFVQVVFLEEFRPDFDKALQELVCDFLTRLEELLTLPDFKQTALLLSAGSSGLDECLQSFSHSEDLQFLLQNYKQCRTLYTNISSSDIPQESDIESDAFPDQLNRTNLDTGVAMRTAHLVAMGSTRDIIGCDETCDEANEDDIDVEDESAQKRAGSGLSPTSVMQGGDTDPVAGVSFQVLTPLSSASNECAPSTSSSSHMNIFHQCPQCGKCFNYQSQLVQHQQIHCGDNPYKCSNCGNRFKFFTSLSNHKRMQCVGTAFSCPKCWREFGSLREKLRHQCPHNESMSICPQSGKSFKTSPQYPFQCRHCARSFPESNQLDAHEKSHSVVQTLDCHKCGMTFSNLPSLVHHVEAHKRSDLRPSSHLPKKKGLQLPRTHHCHQCGKSFVTNRRLKDHMRTHMNYRPFPCSYCGKCFTQKGNLTVHIRLHTGERPYMCSVCGKAFPSGGDLQVHQRFHTGERPYQCKECDKRFFKSSHLVVHMRGHRGERPYTCNECGRGFIRRTCLKKHLLVHSGERPYSCLRCPNTYKRSSHLNYHMKKNH is encoded by the exons ATGCGGCGCTCACTAGCTAAGGTAGCTAAGATATTGATTGGCACATGGGCCATAATGG attcccctatccctctctcctccctgcgcCTTTTGGTCCCACCTCTACGACTGATGTCTGCATTTATGTGGCAGGTATCACAACAGAGGGCCATTAAGCACTATGGAAAATTAGAGGAGTTTGTGACCGTGGTAACACAAACTGTCCCAGAACttatgactgacagacagaggacccTCCTTATTTTGGGGCTGAGAGCAAGG GTAACTTTGGGGCGATTTTCTGCTGAACACCCTGTCAGCCTCCAAACCCTCCTTTATTCTATAAAGTCTTCTCAACTTGCACAGGTTCAG TCCTATGATGCAGGCATGGAATCACCTGAAGCTAACTTCGCCAAGCTCACCCAAAGCTTGATTACAGACCCAGTTGAGCGTGAACACTTCGTTCAA GTGGTGTTCCTTGAGGAATTCAGACCTGATTTTGACAAAGCACTTCAGGAACTGGTCTGTGACTTCCTCACTAGGTTGGAAGAGCTGCTTACACTACCAGACTTTAAGCAG ACTGCATTGTTGCTGAGTGCTGGCTCCTCTGGCCTGGATGAATGCCTGCAGTCTTTCTCTCACTCAGAAGATCTCCAGTTTCTGCTCCAGAATTACAAACAATGCAGAACATTGTACACAAACA TTTCCTCCTCTGACATTCCTCAGGAATCAGATATTGAATCCGATGCCTTCCCTGACCAGTTAAACCGTACCAATCTGGACACTGGTGTGGCTATGAGGACAGCACATTTAGTGGCAATGGGGAGCACAAGAGATATTATAGGCTGCGATGAAACCTGTGATGAAGCGAATGAAGATGACATAGATGTAGAGGACGAGTCAGCACAGAaaag GGCTGGTTCTGGTCTTTCTCCTACCAGTGTCATGCAAGGTGGTGATACAG ACCCAGTTGCAGGGGTGTCGTTTCAGGTGTTGACTCCCCTTTCTTCAGCTTCAAATGAGTGTGCCCCATCTACTTCCAGTTCATCACACATGAACATTTTCCACCAGTGTCCCCAGTGTGGGAAGTGCTTTAATTATCAGTCTCAACTTGTCCAACACCAGCAAATTCACTGTGGGGATAATCCATACAAGTGTTCCAACTGCGGGAATAGATTCAAATTCTTTACAAGTCTGTCAAACCATAAGAGGATGCAATGTGTGGGCACTGCCTTTAGCTGTCCCAAGTGCTGGAGAGAGTTTGGTTCTCTGCGTGAGAAATTGAGACACCAGTGTCCACACAACGAATCCATGTCCATCTGTCCACAGAGCGGGAAGAGTTTTAAGACATCACCACAATATCCATTCCAGTGTCGTCACTGTGCAAGGAGCTTTCCCGAATCGAATCAACTGGACGCCCACGAAAAAAGTCACAGTGTCGTCCAAACGCTTGACTGTCACAAATGTGGAATGACCTTCAGCAACTTGCCCAGTCTAGTGCACCACGTGGAAGCCCACAAGAGGTCGGATCTGAGGCCATCGTCACACCTTCCAAAGAAGAAAGGATTGCAGCTTCCGAGAACTCACCACTGTCACCAATGTGGAAAGTCCTTTGTAACAAACCGTCGTCTCAAGGATCACATGCGCACTCATATGAATTATCGTCCCTTCCCCTGCTCCTACTGTGGGAAATGTTTCACTCAGAAAGGTAATCTCACTGTGCACATAAGGCTCCACACAGGGGAGAGACCCTACATGTGCTCTGTGTGTGGGAAGGCGTTTCCATCAGGAGGGGATCTGCAGGTACACCAGCGCTTTCACACTGGGGAGAGACCTTACCAATGCAAAGAGTGTGACAAACGTTTTTTTAAGTCGAGCCATTTAGTGGTCCACATGCGTGGGCATAGGGGAGAGCGTCCCTACACTTGTAATGAATGTGGGAGGGGTTTTATCCGGAGAACTTGCTTAAAAAAACATTTGCTAGTTCATTCAGGGGAAAGGCCATATTCATGTCTTCGTTGCCCGAATACTTACAAACGCAGTTCACACCTGAACTATCACATGAAGAAAAATCATTGA
- the LOC115132947 gene encoding zinc finger protein ZFMSA12A-like isoform X2, producing MSAFMWQVAQQRAIKHYGKLEEFVTVVTQTVPELMTDRQRTLLILGLRARVNPVSLRTLLYRIKSSQHAQSNDAGMESPEANFAKLTQSLLIDPVEREHFVQVVFPEEFRPDFDQVLQELVCDFLTRLEELLTLPDFKQTALLLSAGSSGLDECLQSFSHSEDLQFLLQNYKQCRTLYTNISSSDIPQESDIESDAFPDQLNRTNLDTVVGMRTGIQSRDCQRMELASHLVEMGSTRDIIGCDETCDEGNEDDIDVEDDPKQKRAGSGLSPTSVMQGGDTDPVAGVSFQVLTPLSSASNECAPSTSSSSHMNIFHQCPQCGKCFNYQSQLVQHQQIHCGDNPYKCSNCGNRFKFFTSLSNHKRMQCVGTAFSCSKCWREFGSLREKLRHQCPHNEVMYICPQSGKSFKTPQQQPFQCRHCAMAFSEMDQLHAHEKIHGIPQTLDCHTCGITFSNLPSLVHHVEAHKRSDLRPSSHLPKKKKGLQLPKTHHCHQCGKSFVTNRRLKDHVRTHLNYRPFPCSYCGKCFTQKGNLNVHIRIHTGERPYMCSVCGKTFQSAGNLQVHQRFHTGEKPYQCKECDKRFTKSSHLVVHMRGHTGERPFTCNECGRSFIRKTCLKKHLLVHSGQKPYSRPRCPNNSKRSSQPSYHMKENPTNATAMTGHMTGHATAMTGHVAAMTGHAAAMAGHVAAVAGHVAVPAIYHDSLNIKMLAHVGMSRGYAMERLGGGPSNC from the exons ATGTCTGCATTTATGTGGCAGGTAGCACAACAGAGGGCCATCAAGCACTATGGAAAATTAGAGGAGTTTGTGACCGTGGTAACACAAACTGTCCCAGAACTTATGACTGACAGACAAAGGACCCTCCTTATTTTGGGTCTGAGAGCAAGG GTAAACCCTGTCAGCCTCCGGACCCTCCTTTATAGAATAAAGTCGTCTCAACATGCACAG TCCAATGATGCAGGCATGGAGTCACCTGAAGCTAACTTTGCCAAGCTCACCCAAAGCTTGCTTATAGACCCGGTTGAGCGTGAACACTTCGTCCAA GTGGTGTTTCCTGAAGAATTCAGACCTGATTTTGACCAAGTGCTTCAGGAACTGGTCTGTGACTTTCTCACTCGGCTGGAAGAGCTGCTTACACTACCAGACTTTAAGCAG ACTGCATTGTTGCTGAGTGCTGGCTCCTCTGGCCTGGATGAATGCCTGCAGTCTTTCTCTCACTCAGAAGATCTCCAGTTTCTGCTCCAGAATTACAAACAATGCAGAACATTGTACACAAACA TTTCCTCCTCTGACATTCCTCAGGAATCAGATATTGAATCCGATGCCTTCCCTGACCAGTTAAACCGTACCAATCTGGACACTGTTGTGGGGATGAGGACTGGGATACAAAGCAGAGACTGCCAAAGGATGGAGTTGGCATCACATTTAGTGGAAATGGGGAGCACAAGAGATATTATAGGCTGCGATGAAACCTGTGATGAAGGGAATGAAGATGACATTGATGTAGAGGACGACCCAAAACAGAAAAG GGCTGGTTCTGGTCTTTCTCCTACCAGTGTCATGCAAGGTGGTGATACAG ACCCAGTTGCAGGGGTATCGTTTCAGGTGTTGACTCCTCTTTCTTCAGCTTCAAATGAGTGTGCCCCATCTACTTCCAGTTCATCACACATGAACATTTTCCACCAGTGTCCCCAGTGTGGGAAGTGCTTTAATTATCAGTCTCAACTTGTCCAACACCAGCAAATTCACTGTGGGGATAATCCATACAAGTGTTCCAACTGCGGGAATAGATTCAAATTCTTTACAAGTCTGTCAAACCATAAGAGGATGCAATGTGTGGGCACTGCCTTTAGCTGTTCAAAGTGCTGGAGAGAGTTTGGTTCTCTGCGTGAGAAATTGAGACACCAGTGTCCACACAACGAAGTCATGTACATCTGTCCACAGAGCGGGAAGAGTTTTAAGACGCCACAGCAACAACCATTCCAGTGCCGTCATTGCGCAATGGCCTTTTCCGAAATGGATCAACTGCATGCTCACGAAAAAATTCACGGAATCCCCCAAACTCTTGACTGTCACACATGTGGAATTACCTTCAGCAACTTGCCCAGCCTCGTGCACCACGTGGAAGCCCACAAGAGGTCGGATCTGAGGCCATCGTCGCACCTTCCAAAGAAGAAGAAAGGATTGCAGCTTCCGAAAACTCACCACTGTCACCAATGTGGAAAGTCCTTTGTAACAAACCGTCGCCTCAAGGATCACGTTCGTACTCATTTGAATTATCGTCCCTTCCCCTGCTCCTACTGTGGGAAATGTTTCACTCAGAAAGGTAATCTTAATGTGCACATAAGGATCCACACAGGGGAGAGACCCTACATGTGCTCTGTGTGTGGGAAGACCTTTCAGTCAGCAGGGAATCTGCAGGTACACCAGCGCTTTCACACTGGGGAGAAACCCTACCAATGCAAAGAGTGTGACAAACGTTTTACTAAGTCGAGCCATTTAGTGGTCCACATGCGTGGGCATACTGGAGAGCGTCCCTTCACTTGTAATGAATGTGGAAGGAGTTTTATCCGGAAAACTTGCTTAAAGAAACATTTGCTAGTTCATTCAGGGCAGAAGCCTTATTCACGTCCTCGTTGCCCGAATAATTCCAAGCGCAGTTCACAACCAAGCTATCATATGAAGGAGAATCCTACTAATGCGACTGCCATGACTGGACATATGACTGGACATGCGACTGCCATGACTGGACATGTGGCCGCCATGACTGGACATGCGGCCGCCATGGCTGGTCATGTGGCCGCCGTGGCTGGACATGTGGCCGTACCAGCAATCTATCATGACAGCCTTAACATAAAAATGTTGGCACATGTTGGCATGTCCCGAGGCTATGCCATGGAGAGACTAGGAGGCGGTCCTTCAAATTGTTGA
- the LOC115132947 gene encoding zinc finger protein ZFMSA12A-like isoform X1: MRRSLAKVAKILIGTWAIMDSPIPLSSLRLLVPPLRLMSAFMWQVAQQRAIKHYGKLEEFVTVVTQTVPELMTDRQRTLLILGLRARVNPVSLRTLLYRIKSSQHAQSNDAGMESPEANFAKLTQSLLIDPVEREHFVQVVFPEEFRPDFDQVLQELVCDFLTRLEELLTLPDFKQTALLLSAGSSGLDECLQSFSHSEDLQFLLQNYKQCRTLYTNISSSDIPQESDIESDAFPDQLNRTNLDTVVGMRTGIQSRDCQRMELASHLVEMGSTRDIIGCDETCDEGNEDDIDVEDDPKQKRAGSGLSPTSVMQGGDTDPVAGVSFQVLTPLSSASNECAPSTSSSSHMNIFHQCPQCGKCFNYQSQLVQHQQIHCGDNPYKCSNCGNRFKFFTSLSNHKRMQCVGTAFSCSKCWREFGSLREKLRHQCPHNEVMYICPQSGKSFKTPQQQPFQCRHCAMAFSEMDQLHAHEKIHGIPQTLDCHTCGITFSNLPSLVHHVEAHKRSDLRPSSHLPKKKKGLQLPKTHHCHQCGKSFVTNRRLKDHVRTHLNYRPFPCSYCGKCFTQKGNLNVHIRIHTGERPYMCSVCGKTFQSAGNLQVHQRFHTGEKPYQCKECDKRFTKSSHLVVHMRGHTGERPFTCNECGRSFIRKTCLKKHLLVHSGQKPYSRPRCPNNSKRSSQPSYHMKENPTNATAMTGHMTGHATAMTGHVAAMTGHAAAMAGHVAAVAGHVAVPAIYHDSLNIKMLAHVGMSRGYAMERLGGGPSNC, from the exons ATGCGGCGCTCACTAGCAAAGGTAGCTAAGATACTGATTGGCACATGGGCCATAATGG ATtcacccatccctctctcctccctgcgcCTTTTGGTTCCACCTCTACGGCTGATGTCTGCATTTATGTGGCAGGTAGCACAACAGAGGGCCATCAAGCACTATGGAAAATTAGAGGAGTTTGTGACCGTGGTAACACAAACTGTCCCAGAACTTATGACTGACAGACAAAGGACCCTCCTTATTTTGGGTCTGAGAGCAAGG GTAAACCCTGTCAGCCTCCGGACCCTCCTTTATAGAATAAAGTCGTCTCAACATGCACAG TCCAATGATGCAGGCATGGAGTCACCTGAAGCTAACTTTGCCAAGCTCACCCAAAGCTTGCTTATAGACCCGGTTGAGCGTGAACACTTCGTCCAA GTGGTGTTTCCTGAAGAATTCAGACCTGATTTTGACCAAGTGCTTCAGGAACTGGTCTGTGACTTTCTCACTCGGCTGGAAGAGCTGCTTACACTACCAGACTTTAAGCAG ACTGCATTGTTGCTGAGTGCTGGCTCCTCTGGCCTGGATGAATGCCTGCAGTCTTTCTCTCACTCAGAAGATCTCCAGTTTCTGCTCCAGAATTACAAACAATGCAGAACATTGTACACAAACA TTTCCTCCTCTGACATTCCTCAGGAATCAGATATTGAATCCGATGCCTTCCCTGACCAGTTAAACCGTACCAATCTGGACACTGTTGTGGGGATGAGGACTGGGATACAAAGCAGAGACTGCCAAAGGATGGAGTTGGCATCACATTTAGTGGAAATGGGGAGCACAAGAGATATTATAGGCTGCGATGAAACCTGTGATGAAGGGAATGAAGATGACATTGATGTAGAGGACGACCCAAAACAGAAAAG GGCTGGTTCTGGTCTTTCTCCTACCAGTGTCATGCAAGGTGGTGATACAG ACCCAGTTGCAGGGGTATCGTTTCAGGTGTTGACTCCTCTTTCTTCAGCTTCAAATGAGTGTGCCCCATCTACTTCCAGTTCATCACACATGAACATTTTCCACCAGTGTCCCCAGTGTGGGAAGTGCTTTAATTATCAGTCTCAACTTGTCCAACACCAGCAAATTCACTGTGGGGATAATCCATACAAGTGTTCCAACTGCGGGAATAGATTCAAATTCTTTACAAGTCTGTCAAACCATAAGAGGATGCAATGTGTGGGCACTGCCTTTAGCTGTTCAAAGTGCTGGAGAGAGTTTGGTTCTCTGCGTGAGAAATTGAGACACCAGTGTCCACACAACGAAGTCATGTACATCTGTCCACAGAGCGGGAAGAGTTTTAAGACGCCACAGCAACAACCATTCCAGTGCCGTCATTGCGCAATGGCCTTTTCCGAAATGGATCAACTGCATGCTCACGAAAAAATTCACGGAATCCCCCAAACTCTTGACTGTCACACATGTGGAATTACCTTCAGCAACTTGCCCAGCCTCGTGCACCACGTGGAAGCCCACAAGAGGTCGGATCTGAGGCCATCGTCGCACCTTCCAAAGAAGAAGAAAGGATTGCAGCTTCCGAAAACTCACCACTGTCACCAATGTGGAAAGTCCTTTGTAACAAACCGTCGCCTCAAGGATCACGTTCGTACTCATTTGAATTATCGTCCCTTCCCCTGCTCCTACTGTGGGAAATGTTTCACTCAGAAAGGTAATCTTAATGTGCACATAAGGATCCACACAGGGGAGAGACCCTACATGTGCTCTGTGTGTGGGAAGACCTTTCAGTCAGCAGGGAATCTGCAGGTACACCAGCGCTTTCACACTGGGGAGAAACCCTACCAATGCAAAGAGTGTGACAAACGTTTTACTAAGTCGAGCCATTTAGTGGTCCACATGCGTGGGCATACTGGAGAGCGTCCCTTCACTTGTAATGAATGTGGAAGGAGTTTTATCCGGAAAACTTGCTTAAAGAAACATTTGCTAGTTCATTCAGGGCAGAAGCCTTATTCACGTCCTCGTTGCCCGAATAATTCCAAGCGCAGTTCACAACCAAGCTATCATATGAAGGAGAATCCTACTAATGCGACTGCCATGACTGGACATATGACTGGACATGCGACTGCCATGACTGGACATGTGGCCGCCATGACTGGACATGCGGCCGCCATGGCTGGTCATGTGGCCGCCGTGGCTGGACATGTGGCCGTACCAGCAATCTATCATGACAGCCTTAACATAAAAATGTTGGCACATGTTGGCATGTCCCGAGGCTATGCCATGGAGAGACTAGGAGGCGGTCCTTCAAATTGTTGA